From the Aquitalea magnusonii genome, one window contains:
- a CDS encoding DMT family transporter produces MSAASTPLNPFLSRTAASARWLPMLLFAALVTLWAYNYVVMKQTLQATTPITHLILRTTLGSLTLFGVLLARGRAIRLQRLAQAAQVGLSTTCLYSLSITLALVAGAAGRTSVLVFTMPFWVALLSRWLLAEPFGRRSRQALLAGFGGLMLIVAPWQWRGGVLPMLLAVLAGFFWALGSVLSKRATRCGQLDSLNFSAWQALIGLLPILALWPWADFAHIHWSGAFVLGLLYAGVLSSAVGWLVWLWLLKRLPASTLSFNALVIPLLAVAMAALQLGEWPLARELAGMLLVGVGIVLIARR; encoded by the coding sequence ATGTCGGCTGCCAGTACCCCCCTCAACCCCTTTCTGTCCCGCACCGCCGCGTCAGCGCGCTGGCTGCCCATGCTGCTGTTTGCCGCGCTGGTGACGCTGTGGGCTTACAACTATGTGGTGATGAAGCAGACCTTGCAGGCCACCACGCCGATTACCCATCTGATCCTGCGTACCACGCTGGGCAGCCTGACCCTGTTTGGCGTGCTGCTGGCGCGTGGCCGTGCCATCCGGCTGCAGCGCCTGGCGCAGGCGGCGCAAGTGGGCTTGAGCACCACCTGTTTGTACAGCCTGTCCATTACCCTGGCGCTGGTGGCGGGGGCGGCCGGGCGGACTTCGGTGCTGGTGTTCACCATGCCGTTCTGGGTGGCGTTGTTATCGCGCTGGTTGCTGGCCGAACCGTTTGGCCGTCGCAGCCGGCAGGCGTTGCTGGCCGGCTTTGGCGGGTTGATGCTGATTGTGGCGCCCTGGCAGTGGCGCGGCGGGGTGCTGCCCATGTTGCTGGCGGTGCTGGCCGGTTTCTTCTGGGCTTTGGGTTCGGTGCTGAGCAAGCGGGCCACGCGCTGTGGCCAGCTCGACAGCCTGAATTTTTCGGCCTGGCAGGCCTTGATTGGCTTGCTGCCGATTCTGGCCCTGTGGCCGTGGGCGGATTTTGCCCATATTCATTGGTCCGGCGCTTTTGTGCTGGGCCTCTTGTATGCCGGGGTGTTGTCCAGCGCGGTGGGCTGGCTGGTCTGGTTGTGGCTGCTCAAGCGTTTGCCTGCCAGCACGCTCAGCTTCAATGCGCTGGTGATACCGCTGCTGGCGGTGGCCATGGCCGCGCTGCAACTGGGGGAATGGCCATTGGCGCGCGAGCTGGCCGGCATGCTGCTGGTGGGGGTGGGGATTGTGCTGATTGCCCGGCGCTGA
- a CDS encoding Lrp/AsnC family transcriptional regulator, giving the protein MANEMVLDSYDRKLLALLQDDARRTHDELAEAVSLSPTAVTRRLKRLRSEGIIRREVALVDPAVLGRPLRLVVNVILERERIALVDAFKQAIRAAPEVVECYHVTGRPDFVLVVLVRDMGDYERFCREHIMSNDNVREFESLVVMETTKYSTAIPQDMAGDGG; this is encoded by the coding sequence ATGGCGAATGAAATGGTGCTGGATAGCTACGACCGTAAACTGCTGGCCCTGCTGCAGGACGATGCCCGCCGCACCCACGATGAGCTGGCCGAAGCGGTCAGCCTGTCGCCCACCGCCGTCACCCGGCGGCTCAAACGGCTGCGCAGCGAGGGCATCATCCGCCGCGAAGTGGCGCTGGTAGACCCGGCAGTACTGGGACGGCCACTGCGGCTGGTGGTAAACGTGATTCTGGAGCGCGAACGCATTGCGCTGGTGGATGCCTTCAAGCAGGCCATCCGCGCCGCGCCGGAAGTCGTGGAGTGCTACCACGTGACCGGGCGACCGGACTTTGTGCTGGTGGTGCTGGTGCGCGACATGGGCGATTACGAGCGCTTTTGCCGCGAACACATCATGAGCAATGACAATGTGCGCGAGTTTGAATCGCTGGTGGTGATGGAAACCACCAAGTACAGCACCGCGATACCGCAGGACATGGCAGGCGACGGCGGCTGA
- a CDS encoding CBS domain-containing protein: METTFQALPSMAMPKHTDLVHLDQRPQRPINLKSPALEVMTDLRIIDPVSIGEDEILRHAHNLMISRGIRLLFVQDDESRLVGLITASDILGERPVQCMLEHGKRHSEVLVRDVMTPRSELEMLSLADVQHATVGHMVATLKQQGRQHALVAELDLNTGHYQLCGMFSSSHMARRLGMPLNFMRVPQALSEIQHALLHEG, from the coding sequence ATGGAAACCACATTTCAAGCGCTGCCATCCATGGCCATGCCAAAACATACCGATCTGGTTCATCTGGACCAGCGCCCACAGCGGCCCATCAATCTGAAGAGTCCGGCACTGGAGGTAATGACCGATCTGCGCATCATCGACCCGGTCAGCATTGGTGAGGATGAGATTTTGCGTCACGCCCATAATCTGATGATCAGCCGTGGCATTCGCCTGCTGTTTGTTCAGGACGACGAAAGCAGGCTGGTGGGCCTGATTACCGCCTCGGACATCCTGGGGGAGCGCCCGGTGCAGTGCATGCTGGAGCATGGCAAGCGTCACAGCGAAGTGCTGGTGCGTGATGTGATGACCCCGCGCAGCGAGCTGGAAATGCTGTCGCTGGCCGATGTGCAGCACGCCACTGTCGGCCACATGGTGGCCACGCTCAAGCAGCAGGGACGTCAGCATGCGCTGGTGGCCGAGCTGGACCTGAACACCGGCCATTACCAGTTGTGTGGCATGTTCTCGTCTTCGCACATGGCGCGGCGGCTGGGCATGCCGCTCAATTTCATGCGCGTGCCGCAGGCGCTGTCGGAGATCCAGCACGCCTTGCTGCACGAGGGCTGA
- a CDS encoding aminopeptidase P family protein: MFSAATYQQRRSALQQSMPDSLLLFVGNVDSPMNYHDNIFPFVQDSSFRYFFGQNQPGMAALIDTAAGTTTLFGSEPEVADIVWTGPQPTLAERAATAGISHSQPYAALEQAVAAARAAGRTVHYLAPYRGETKLELGRLLAVHPAEVAAGFSPALTRAVVALREIKSAEEVAQMEAALAVTGAMHVAAMQASRPGVVEHQVVGIMEGIMRRHDWQLAYPSIFSRRGEVLHNHAHDNVLQKGDLVLNDTGCSSGGGYASDITRTFPVGGRFNQQQRELYNIVLDMQLQAIAAIKPGVRYLDVHKLAAAVMVEGMRALGFFHGPVEEIVESGAYAIAFPHGLGHQIGMDVHDMEGLGEELVGYDDSVQRSPLFGLAYLRLGKALKAGMVLTVEPGIYFIPALIAAWQAEGRHSQYINYARFADMSGFGGIRIEDNVLVTETGSRVLGEPIPKTVEELEAIMQM; this comes from the coding sequence ATGTTTTCTGCTGCTACCTATCAGCAGCGCCGTAGTGCGCTGCAGCAGTCCATGCCGGACAGCCTGTTATTGTTTGTCGGCAATGTGGATTCGCCGATGAACTACCACGACAACATCTTTCCCTTTGTGCAGGATTCCAGCTTCCGCTACTTCTTTGGCCAGAACCAGCCGGGCATGGCGGCTCTGATCGACACTGCCGCAGGCACTACCACCTTGTTCGGTAGTGAGCCGGAGGTGGCCGACATTGTGTGGACCGGGCCGCAGCCCACGCTGGCCGAGCGTGCTGCCACTGCCGGCATCAGCCACAGCCAGCCTTATGCCGCGCTGGAGCAGGCCGTGGCCGCAGCCCGTGCCGCCGGGCGCACTGTGCATTATCTGGCCCCCTACCGTGGCGAGACCAAGCTGGAGCTGGGCCGCCTGCTGGCTGTGCATCCGGCCGAGGTGGCGGCTGGGTTTTCCCCTGCGCTGACCCGTGCGGTGGTGGCGCTGCGTGAAATTAAGAGCGCGGAAGAGGTGGCGCAAATGGAAGCCGCGCTGGCGGTGACCGGAGCCATGCACGTGGCAGCGATGCAGGCTTCGCGTCCGGGCGTGGTGGAGCATCAGGTGGTGGGCATCATGGAAGGCATCATGCGCCGTCACGACTGGCAGTTGGCTTATCCTTCCATTTTCTCGCGCCGGGGCGAGGTGCTGCACAACCATGCCCACGACAATGTGCTGCAAAAGGGCGATCTGGTATTGAACGATACCGGCTGTAGCTCGGGCGGCGGCTATGCCAGCGATATCACCCGCACCTTCCCGGTGGGCGGGCGTTTCAACCAGCAACAGCGCGAGTTGTACAACATTGTGCTGGACATGCAGTTGCAGGCCATTGCCGCCATCAAGCCGGGCGTGCGCTACCTGGATGTACACAAGCTGGCCGCAGCGGTGATGGTGGAGGGTATGCGTGCGCTGGGCTTCTTCCATGGCCCGGTGGAGGAGATTGTCGAATCGGGTGCTTATGCCATTGCCTTCCCGCACGGCCTGGGGCATCAGATCGGCATGGACGTGCATGATATGGAAGGGCTGGGCGAGGAGCTGGTGGGCTATGACGACAGCGTGCAGCGCAGCCCGCTGTTCGGCCTGGCTTATCTGCGGCTGGGCAAGGCATTGAAAGCCGGCATGGTGCTGACGGTGGAGCCGGGCATTTATTTCATTCCGGCACTGATTGCCGCCTGGCAGGCCGAGGGCCGGCACAGCCAGTACATCAACTACGCGCGCTTTGCCGACATGAGCGGGTTTGGCGGCATCCGCATTGAAGACAATGTGCTGGTGACGGAAACCGGCAGCCGGGTGCTGGGCGAACCGATTCCCAAAACCGTGGAAGAGCTGGAAGCCATCATGCAGATGTAA
- a CDS encoding fimbrial protein encodes MNITYLVKTCSISILIRPFKLAVVFHALVKKKIYSTHLIILLTFLYAAPAFASCSPSMNIKTSIPNIALNLNSIPVNGQIGSEFTSDTNIAVSCNASDAVRRFNLWTAPNTAVTSVNGINIYKTNNPGIGFAFGFEPTNFCTSVGTVWMTGSFSNLAKPVCDDSLYLNKDYNYMGRFHYILYKISPTITNGPTSLPRPNYGLFTEYTNATNGQGGYFMSSPSSPSFSVTASTCKLLSSSIRDIKLPTISITSLPSRGSRAGNTNFNIIVNCPSLTNLNITFTDNNNRNNTGTMLTPTLSSIAQGVRIQLQYNGNIIKFGPDSAEPGTTGQIVLNSNLAGTQTFPFTASYIRTGASLKPGSLTSAATFTLSYQ; translated from the coding sequence ATGAATATTACTTATCTCGTAAAAACCTGTAGCATTAGCATACTCATACGCCCATTCAAACTGGCAGTAGTTTTTCATGCTCTTGTAAAGAAAAAAATTTATTCTACACACCTGATAATATTACTTACTTTCTTGTATGCTGCACCTGCATTTGCTTCTTGCAGCCCCTCCATGAATATTAAAACATCCATTCCTAATATCGCTCTCAATTTAAACAGCATTCCCGTCAACGGACAAATTGGAAGCGAATTCACCTCAGATACCAATATCGCAGTCAGTTGCAATGCAAGCGACGCGGTAAGAAGATTTAATCTTTGGACCGCACCCAATACTGCCGTTACCTCAGTAAATGGAATAAATATATACAAAACAAACAATCCAGGCATTGGTTTCGCATTTGGGTTTGAGCCAACTAATTTCTGCACATCCGTCGGTACAGTATGGATGACTGGCAGTTTCAGCAATCTAGCCAAGCCGGTTTGCGATGATAGCCTATATCTTAATAAGGATTATAATTATATGGGTAGATTTCATTATATTTTATATAAAATAAGCCCAACCATCACCAATGGTCCCACATCTTTGCCAAGGCCTAATTATGGCCTTTTCACAGAATATACCAATGCAACCAATGGACAAGGTGGATATTTCATGTCATCCCCCAGTTCGCCATCATTTTCGGTTACTGCAAGCACATGCAAACTACTAAGTTCCAGCATCCGTGATATTAAGCTTCCCACCATATCTATTACTTCCTTACCCAGCCGAGGTAGTCGGGCTGGTAATACTAATTTTAATATCATTGTCAACTGCCCCAGTCTTACCAATCTTAACATCACCTTCACCGATAATAATAATCGCAACAATACCGGTACGATGCTGACCCCAACTTTGTCATCCATCGCCCAGGGCGTGCGTATTCAATTACAATACAACGGTAATATCATCAAATTTGGCCCAGACTCTGCCGAGCCCGGCACTACGGGACAGATTGTGCTGAATTCCAATCTTGCCGGCACGCAAACTTTCCCGTTTACCGCATCGTATATTCGTACCGGAGCGTCCCTCAAGCCAGGCTCTTTGACATCCGCTGCCACCTTTACCCTGTCCTACCAATAA
- a CDS encoding fimbrial protein — protein MKHSICRSVGIVLLRNTNYLFILITMSIFIAQTAYATCTGGEVIIRIPDLNFNVNNIPLKGKIGSEIITPEQSLGSCKATGTENPGLAYRTVADQGISSSVIMGKNIYTTSVPGIGYTIGLEPTNFCLGNGIYWVPFVTCKIPVSGKNTMSFNAKLHFQLYRIGTISNATNITIFRNNFGLREYNEWDTTMTLVLTYQSSYPFNMTVNTCSLQSASISNINLPKIYSNALPSINSRAGSTPFSLTINCPNNTNLNITFTDNNKIGQTTNVLTPDATSIAEGVGIQLQYNGKIISFGPDSAEPGATGQIMLNSNLAGTQTFPFTASYIRTGALKAGSLKSTATFTLSYQ, from the coding sequence ATGAAGCATTCTATATGCCGCTCCGTCGGTATAGTTTTGCTACGTAACACAAATTATCTTTTTATATTAATTACGATGTCTATTTTTATTGCACAAACAGCTTATGCCACCTGTACAGGAGGTGAAGTCATCATTCGTATTCCGGACCTTAATTTCAATGTAAACAATATTCCACTGAAAGGTAAGATTGGCAGTGAAATCATTACGCCAGAGCAATCACTAGGCTCGTGCAAGGCCACCGGCACCGAAAACCCTGGCCTTGCATATCGAACAGTAGCTGATCAAGGGATCAGCTCAAGCGTGATCATGGGAAAGAATATTTATACAACCAGCGTTCCTGGCATTGGCTACACGATTGGATTAGAACCCACTAACTTTTGCTTGGGAAATGGAATTTATTGGGTTCCCTTTGTCACCTGCAAAATACCTGTCAGCGGTAAAAATACTATGTCATTCAATGCCAAACTCCATTTCCAGCTTTACCGGATTGGCACCATCAGCAATGCCACCAACATAACCATTTTCAGAAATAATTTTGGATTAAGAGAATATAATGAATGGGATACCACTATGACACTCGTACTTACCTACCAGTCATCCTATCCATTTAATATGACTGTCAACACCTGCAGCTTACAATCAGCCAGCATTAGCAATATCAATCTTCCAAAGATATACAGCAATGCCTTGCCCAGCATCAATAGTCGTGCAGGCAGCACGCCATTCAGCCTGACGATTAATTGCCCGAACAATACCAATCTGAACATTACCTTTACCGACAATAACAAAATTGGCCAAACTACAAATGTTCTAACTCCGGACGCTACCTCCATCGCTGAAGGCGTGGGCATTCAATTGCAATACAACGGTAAAATCATCAGCTTTGGCCCTGACTCTGCCGAGCCCGGCGCTACTGGACAGATTATGCTGAACTCCAACCTTGCTGGCACGCAAACCTTCCCGTTTACCGCATCGTATATTCGTACCGGTGCGTTGAAGGCAGGTTCTTTGAAATCCACCGCCACCTTCACCCTGTCCTACCAATAA
- a CDS encoding benzoate/H(+) symporter BenE family transporter: MSTLSPRESAASQTHADRVPFSWSHFSPSAGLAAVLALLVGYSGPFLIIVHAAQSAGLSAAQLGSWVWAVSIASGVAGIWLTLRWRVPVITAWSTPGAALLLAALPGVPYGEAVGAFLAAAVIVTLVGVSGAFDKLMKIFPASLAAAMLGGILFHFVADVAGEASQQALLVVPMTVLFFIGRKLFPRFALLAAIGLGLAIASWQGMYGTAGSWQGSSGPLFTMPQWSWTAFVNLALPLALLALTSQFLPGMAVLSASGYHIPARSPVTVLGLASVITAPLGGHGVTLAAIIAAICTGPEAHPDPQRRYMAGLVCGALYIVLGIAGGALAGLVLLLPKALVVTAAGLALFGTLASSLTAALMDEGHREAALLTFVVAASGVTIAGLGSPLWAVLAGGSVSWLLKARPKSTPASKPVMQGKN; encoded by the coding sequence ATGTCCACGCTTTCCCCGCGAGAGTCCGCTGCCAGCCAGACGCATGCTGATCGTGTGCCGTTCAGCTGGTCCCATTTCTCGCCTTCGGCCGGGCTTGCCGCAGTGCTGGCACTGCTGGTGGGTTATTCCGGCCCCTTTCTTATCATTGTGCATGCCGCCCAGTCTGCCGGGCTGAGTGCCGCCCAGCTTGGCTCCTGGGTGTGGGCGGTGTCCATTGCCTCCGGTGTGGCCGGTATCTGGCTGACGCTGCGCTGGCGCGTGCCGGTGATTACCGCCTGGAGCACGCCCGGTGCGGCGCTGCTGCTGGCCGCGCTGCCCGGCGTGCCGTATGGCGAGGCAGTGGGAGCGTTTCTGGCCGCTGCCGTCATTGTCACCTTGGTGGGGGTGAGCGGTGCCTTCGACAAGCTGATGAAGATTTTCCCGGCCTCGCTGGCTGCCGCCATGCTGGGTGGCATCCTGTTCCACTTTGTTGCCGACGTGGCCGGGGAGGCCAGCCAGCAGGCGCTGCTGGTGGTGCCGATGACGGTGCTGTTCTTCATCGGCCGCAAGCTGTTTCCACGCTTTGCGCTGCTGGCCGCCATTGGCCTGGGGCTGGCCATTGCCAGTTGGCAAGGCATGTATGGTACGGCGGGTAGCTGGCAGGGCAGCAGCGGCCCCTTGTTCACCATGCCGCAGTGGTCGTGGACGGCCTTCGTCAACCTGGCCTTGCCGCTGGCACTGCTGGCGCTCACCAGCCAGTTTCTGCCCGGCATGGCGGTGCTGTCTGCTTCCGGTTATCACATTCCGGCCCGTTCGCCCGTTACCGTGCTGGGGCTGGCCTCGGTCATCACCGCCCCGCTGGGCGGGCATGGCGTGACGCTGGCGGCCATCATCGCCGCCATCTGCACCGGGCCGGAAGCCCACCCGGACCCGCAACGCCGCTATATGGCCGGACTGGTGTGCGGTGCGCTCTACATCGTGCTGGGCATTGCCGGTGGCGCACTGGCCGGCCTGGTGCTGCTGCTGCCCAAGGCGCTGGTGGTGACTGCCGCCGGACTGGCGCTGTTCGGCACACTGGCCTCATCGCTTACCGCCGCCTTGATGGACGAAGGCCACCGCGAAGCCGCCTTGCTCACCTTTGTGGTGGCTGCATCGGGTGTCACCATCGCCGGGCTGGGTTCACCGCTGTGGGCGGTGTTGGCCGGGGGCAGCGTAAGCTGGCTCTTGAAGGCGCGCCCCAAAAGCACGCCGGCCAGCAAGCCGGTGATGCAGGGAAAAAACTGA